The following coding sequences are from one Anguilla anguilla isolate fAngAng1 chromosome 12, fAngAng1.pri, whole genome shotgun sequence window:
- the LOC118209323 gene encoding heat shock protein beta-1-like, producing MGERRVPFSFLRHPSWDPFRDWHHGSRLVDQSFGMPALMEDWYPHPSGHWPGYLSSGPMGSLPMPAYARAMSRGISEIKNSQNTWKVTLDVNHFSPEELVVKTRDGVVEISGTHEERRDEHGYVSRCFTRKYTLPPGADSEKVVCSLSPEGLLILEAPLPKADNPGGDVSIPVFKSKK from the exons ATGGGCGAGCGACGTGTCCCCTTCTCCTTCCTGCGCCACCCCAGCTGGGACCCCTTCCGCGACTGGCACCACGGCAGCCGGCTCGTCGACCAGTCCTTCGGCATGCCCGCCCTGATGGAAGACTGGTACCCGCATCCGAGCGGGCACTGGCCCGGGTACCTCTCCTCCGGCCCCATGGGCAGCCTTCCGATGCCAGCCTATGCTCGGGCCATGTCCCGGGGCATATCCGAGATCAAGAACTCCCAGAACACGTGGAAGGTCACCCTGGACGTCAACCACTTTTCCCCCGAGGAGCTGGTGGTGAAGACCAGGGATGGAGTCGTGGAGATCTCTG GGACTCATGAGGAAAGGAGAGATGAACATGGTTATGTGTCCAGATGCTTCACCAGGAAATACAC ACTGCCCCCTGGTGCTGACAGTGAGAAGGTcgtctgctccctctctcctgagGGCCTGCTCATACTGGAGGCCCCCCTGCCCAAGGCAGACAACCCGGGAGGCGATGTCAGCATCCCTGTGTTCAAGTCCAAGAAGTGA